The Nerophis lumbriciformis linkage group LG05, RoL_Nlum_v2.1, whole genome shotgun sequence genome contains a region encoding:
- the LOC133605723 gene encoding uncharacterized protein isoform X2, with amino-acid sequence MSFRLFFLVLAVPFVCQAQNIADAQENMTTEASTTLAPDDMNTTTLLTPSPHNHTSSNQTAQTQEDRGESVTISNDQRTTTVEDVTVASEMVPSSTTEAASAKGAQNSTWGYILLVLLLLVILILLVILYLLRRASRRYSFDLRRAAPVRNTEDPAGTFEAICLDEEDQLTPKDGATPVDLSVFPTANGLAPQSQENAQEEDADVNHLKVSDIGDSNRTIPDHPVETPDSLMLRLNNSDKDNASPYASTDLLDGMELNELLPFNQIITSPESSSSSSY; translated from the exons ATGAGCTTCCGACTCTTTTTCCTGG TTTTAGCGGTGCCATTTGTTTGCCAAGCACAAAACATAGCAGATGCACAGGAGAACATGACCACAG AAGCTTCAACCACTTTGGCGCCTGATGACATGAACACAACAACGCTGCTGACGCCGTCCCCTCACAATCACACGTCGTCAAACCAAACA GCCCAAACGCAAGAAGACAGAGGAGAAAGCGTAACAATCAGCAACGACCAGAGGACCACTACGGTGGAAGACGTCACTGTGGCTTCTGAGATGGTGCCAAGCAGCACAACAGAGGCGG CATCGGCTAAGGGCGCGCAGAATTCAACATGGG GTTACATCCTGCTGGTACTGCTGCTATTGGTCATCCTCATCCTGCTGGTCATCCTATACCTGCTGAGGAGAGCGTCCCGG AGGTACTCGTTTGACCTCCGTCGTGCGGCTCCTGTCAGAAACACAGAAGACCCCGCTGGCACATTTGAGGCCATATGCTTGGATGAGGAAG ACCAACTGACCCCGAAAGACGGAGCGACCCCGGTTGACCTATCTGTGTTCCCGACTGCTAACGGCTTGGCGCCCCAATCACAAGAGAATG CTCAGGAGGAAGACGCCGACGTAAACCACTTGAAGGTTTCGGACATCGGAGACTCAAATAGGACGATTCCAGATCACCCGGTTGAGACGCCAGACAGCCTCATGCTGCGTCTCAACAACTCTGACAAAGACAACGCGAGTCCAT ATGCTTCCACTGACTTGTTAGATGGAATGGAACTAAACGAGTTGTTGCCGTTCAACCAGATCATCACTTCTCCAGaatcttcttcctcctcttcctacTGA
- the LOC133605723 gene encoding uncharacterized protein isoform X1 produces MSFRLFFLVLAVPFVCQAQNIADAQENMTTEASTTLAPDDMNTTTLLTPSPHNHTSSNQTVTAQTQEDRGESVTISNDQRTTTVEDVTVASEMVPSSTTEAASAKGAQNSTWGYILLVLLLLVILILLVILYLLRRASRRYSFDLRRAAPVRNTEDPAGTFEAICLDEEDQLTPKDGATPVDLSVFPTANGLAPQSQENAQEEDADVNHLKVSDIGDSNRTIPDHPVETPDSLMLRLNNSDKDNASPYASTDLLDGMELNELLPFNQIITSPESSSSSSY; encoded by the exons ATGAGCTTCCGACTCTTTTTCCTGG TTTTAGCGGTGCCATTTGTTTGCCAAGCACAAAACATAGCAGATGCACAGGAGAACATGACCACAG AAGCTTCAACCACTTTGGCGCCTGATGACATGAACACAACAACGCTGCTGACGCCGTCCCCTCACAATCACACGTCGTCAAACCAAACAGTGACC GCCCAAACGCAAGAAGACAGAGGAGAAAGCGTAACAATCAGCAACGACCAGAGGACCACTACGGTGGAAGACGTCACTGTGGCTTCTGAGATGGTGCCAAGCAGCACAACAGAGGCGG CATCGGCTAAGGGCGCGCAGAATTCAACATGGG GTTACATCCTGCTGGTACTGCTGCTATTGGTCATCCTCATCCTGCTGGTCATCCTATACCTGCTGAGGAGAGCGTCCCGG AGGTACTCGTTTGACCTCCGTCGTGCGGCTCCTGTCAGAAACACAGAAGACCCCGCTGGCACATTTGAGGCCATATGCTTGGATGAGGAAG ACCAACTGACCCCGAAAGACGGAGCGACCCCGGTTGACCTATCTGTGTTCCCGACTGCTAACGGCTTGGCGCCCCAATCACAAGAGAATG CTCAGGAGGAAGACGCCGACGTAAACCACTTGAAGGTTTCGGACATCGGAGACTCAAATAGGACGATTCCAGATCACCCGGTTGAGACGCCAGACAGCCTCATGCTGCGTCTCAACAACTCTGACAAAGACAACGCGAGTCCAT ATGCTTCCACTGACTTGTTAGATGGAATGGAACTAAACGAGTTGTTGCCGTTCAACCAGATCATCACTTCTCCAGaatcttcttcctcctcttcctacTGA